From bacterium, the proteins below share one genomic window:
- a CDS encoding four helix bundle protein, whose amino-acid sequence MKFGAYGANYIEANESLGSKDFKMRIKICRKESKESAYWLRLIIGTNDEKFKQEGERLFKKAIAIIEKSK is encoded by the coding sequence TTGAAATTTGGTGCTTATGGAGCAAACTATATTGAGGCAAATGAGTCTTTAGGCTCGAAAGATTTTAAGATGAGAATAAAGATTTGTCGTAAAGAATCAAAAGAATCTGCTTATTGGTTAAGATTAATAATTGGAACTAACGATGAAAAATTTAAACAAGAAGGAGAAAGACTTTTCAAGAAGGCAATAGCAATTATTGAAAAGTCTAAATGA